From the genome of Marixanthomonas ophiurae, one region includes:
- a CDS encoding YtxH domain-containing protein: MASNTGQTLLALLTGAAIGAGIGILYAPDKGSKTRKQISKEANKARKQFDKQVKETSSNLSEKAQKARLNFEEKLENTLSSASYKADDILLAMEDKLETLRKQNAKLQLETQKEKTKTKAKKATS, encoded by the coding sequence ATGGCATCTAACACAGGACAAACGCTTTTGGCTCTATTAACAGGAGCTGCTATTGGAGCAGGGATTGGAATTCTATACGCTCCTGATAAAGGCTCTAAAACTAGAAAGCAAATTAGCAAAGAAGCTAATAAAGCTCGTAAACAATTTGATAAACAAGTTAAAGAAACATCAAGTAACCTTAGCGAAAAGGCACAAAAAGCTCGGTTAAACTTTGAAGAAAAATTGGAGAATACGTTGTCTTCAGCAAGCTATAAAGCCGATGATATTTTATTAGCTATGGAAGATAAGCTGGAAACACTTCGCAAACAAAACGCCAAGTTACAGTTGGAAACTCAAAAAGAAAAAACAAAAACTAAAGCTAAAAAAGCAACTTCATAA